In Rhinoderma darwinii isolate aRhiDar2 chromosome 9, aRhiDar2.hap1, whole genome shotgun sequence, the following are encoded in one genomic region:
- the ACCS gene encoding 1-aminocyclopropane-1-carboxylate synthase-like protein 1 isoform X2 → MGFSESNMAGSSGQSGRQRFWRKRKGREPLSELISQMLVSQRASEERFLQMEERRMEQEQEAEERRLRLEERRLQLDRQHELRMFTVFAQMLGMIRQGGGGGEAVPPTDASFTQEGDIVSKGETGKVQESMLGDVYNCNPCSSPYLSTRGNILSGFHGSSEEGYRAYHEDKYDEDKNPNGIINFGTSENKLCFDLMSKRLTQSDMNVIEPPLLQYPDWKGHNFLREEVARFLTYYCQAPAPLSPENVVILNGCGSLFSALAAVLCDQGDAVLIATPFYGGITQSIFLYSGIKLVYVHLESKVTSPGTRPFQLTVSKLESTMQSAKEEGIIVKAMILINPHNPLGDIYSAAEMMEFLEFAKRNSLHVIVDEIYMLSVFDESTTFQSVLSLDKLPDPQRTHFMWGISKDFAVSGVRFGTLYSQNQDVCDGVASLCYFHGVCGPMQFKIAQLMRDRDWINQVYLRVNRSRLRAAQAYVADELRAIGVPFLNRGAGFFIWIDFRKYLKAPTFEEEVTLWRDFLDDKVLLSCGKAFECSEPGWFRVIFSDKTHRLQLGMQRIRKVLERREKELQMDEQHGVEEGGKADSTDEVIYVSSHHEPSSSNLSDLIVQLQNQMRSSDWLQRNTADNFAQQNPEVFQVFSKYVGKQ, encoded by the exons gcTTTAGTGAGTCCAACATGGCCGGATCGTCAGGACAGAGCGGTCGGCAGAGGTTCTGGAGAAAGCGGAAGGGCCGGGAACCGCTGAGCGAGCTGATCTCCCAGATGCTGGTGTCTCAGAGGGCGTCCGAAGAACGTTTCCTCCAGATGGAAGAACGGAGGATGGAGCAGGAGCAGGAGGCCGAGGAACGGAGGCTGCGTCTGGAAGAGCGGAGGCTGCAGCTGGACCGCCAGCACGAGCTGCGCATGTTCACCGTTTTTGCTCAGATGTTGGGCATGATTCGCCAGGGTGGGGGTGGAGGAGAGGCCGTGCCCCCCACAGACGCCAGCTTTACTCAAGAGGGCGACATTGTTAGCAAAGGAGAAACGGGCAAAGTGCAGGAGTCCATGCTGGGAGACGTCTACAACTGTAATCCGTGCTCCAGCCCGTATCTCTCCACCCGGGGGAACATCCTGAGCGGGTTCCATGGCTCCTCCGAGGAGGGGTACAGAGCTTACCATGAAGACAAGTACGACGAAGACAAGAACCCCAAC GGAATCATCAATTTCGGCACAAGTGAGAATAAACTTTGCTTCGATCTGATGTCTAAGCGG CTGACGCAGAGTGACATGAATGTGATTGAGCCGCCGCTGCTGCAGTACCCGGACTGGAAGGGACATAACTT TTTAAGGGAGGAGGTGGCGCGTTTCTTGACGTATTACTGTCAAGCACCTGCGCCTTTAAGTCCTGAAAAT GTTGTTATCTTGAATGGATGCGGCTCCCTGTTCTCTGCCCTGGCTGCTGTTCTGTGCGATCAAGGAG ATGCGGTTCTTATTGCCACCCCCTTCTATGGAGGAATCACACAGAGTATCTTCCTGTACAGTGGCATTAAACTGGTCTATGTGCATCTAGAGAGCAAG GTCACCTCTCCAGGAACCCGTCCATTTCAGCTGACCGTGTCGAAACTGGAATCAACCATGCAGTCCGCTAAGGAGGAG GGCATCATTGTAAAGGCCATGATCCTGATAAATCCGCACAACCCCCTGGGTGACATATATTCTGCTGCTGAAATGATGGAGTTCTTAGAGTTTGCCAAAAG GAATTCTTTGCACGTCATAGTCGATGAGATTTATATGCTGTCCGTGTTTGACGAGTCTACGACATTTCAGAGTGTGCTGAGCCTGGACAA GCTTCCTGATCCCCAGAGGACTCACTTTATGTGGGGGATTAGTAAG GACTTTGCTGTCTCGGGAGTCCGGTTTGGAACGCTCTACTCCCAGAATCAGGATGTCTGCGATGGCGTGGCCTCTCTCTGCTACTTCCACGGGGTCTGTGGCCCCATGCAATTCAAGATAGCTCAACTAATGCGTGACCGAG ATTGGATTAACCAAGTTTACCTGCGAGTGAATCGTTCCCGCTTACGTGCGGCTCAGGCGTATGTGGCAGATGAGCTCCGCGCCATCGGCGTTCCCTTTCTCAACCGTGGCGCAGGATTCTTCATCTGGATTGACTTCCGTAAG tACTTGAAAGCTCCAACCTTTGAGGAAGAAGTTACCCTATGGAGAGACTTTCTGGATGATAAGGTTCTTCTGTCCTGCGGGAAAGCCTTTGAATGTTCGGAGCCCGGCTGGTTCAGAGTCATATTCTCAGACAAGACCCACCGGCTGCAGTTAG GGATGCAGCGGATCCGCAAGGTGCTGGAAAGGAGGGAGAAGGAGCTGCAGATGGATGAGCAGCACGGCGTGGAAGAAGGAGGTAAAGCGGACAGCACGGACGAGGTCATCTACGTGTCCAGTCACCACGAACCTTCAAGTTCCAACCTGAGCGATCTCATTGTTCAGCTCCAGAATCAGATGCGTTCGTCCGACTGGCTGCAGCGTAACACGGCCGATAACTTCGCTCAGCAGAACCCGGAAGTTTTTCAAGTGTTCAGCAAATATGTTGGGAAGCAATGA
- the ACCS gene encoding 1-aminocyclopropane-1-carboxylate synthase-like protein 1 isoform X3, producing the protein MAGSSGQSGRQRFWRKRKGREPLSELISQMLVSQRASEERFLQMEERRMEQEQEAEERRLRLEERRLQLDRQHELRMFTVFAQMLGMIRQGGGGGEAVPPTDASFTQEGDIVSKGETGKVQESMLGDVYNCNPCSSPYLSTRGNILSGFHGSSEEGYRAYHEDKYDEDKNPNGIINFGTSENKLCFDLMSKRLTQSDMNVIEPPLLQYPDWKGHNFLREEVARFLTYYCQAPAPLSPENVVILNGCGSLFSALAAVLCDQGDAVLIATPFYGGITQSIFLYSGIKLVYVHLESKVTSPGTRPFQLTVSKLESTMQSAKEEGIIVKAMILINPHNPLGDIYSAAEMMEFLEFAKRNSLHVIVDEIYMLSVFDESTTFQSVLSLDKLPDPQRTHFMWGISKDFAVSGVRFGTLYSQNQDVCDGVASLCYFHGVCGPMQFKIAQLMRDRDWINQVYLRVNRSRLRAAQAYVADELRAIGVPFLNRGAGFFIWIDFRKYLKAPTFEEEVTLWRDFLDDKVLLSCGKAFECSEPGWFRVIFSDKTHRLQLGMQRIRKVLERREKELQMDEQHGVEEGGKADSTDEVIYVSSHHEPSSSNLSDLIVQLQNQMRSSDWLQRNTADNFAQQNPEVFQVFSKYVGKQ; encoded by the exons ATGGCCGGATCGTCAGGACAGAGCGGTCGGCAGAGGTTCTGGAGAAAGCGGAAGGGCCGGGAACCGCTGAGCGAGCTGATCTCCCAGATGCTGGTGTCTCAGAGGGCGTCCGAAGAACGTTTCCTCCAGATGGAAGAACGGAGGATGGAGCAGGAGCAGGAGGCCGAGGAACGGAGGCTGCGTCTGGAAGAGCGGAGGCTGCAGCTGGACCGCCAGCACGAGCTGCGCATGTTCACCGTTTTTGCTCAGATGTTGGGCATGATTCGCCAGGGTGGGGGTGGAGGAGAGGCCGTGCCCCCCACAGACGCCAGCTTTACTCAAGAGGGCGACATTGTTAGCAAAGGAGAAACGGGCAAAGTGCAGGAGTCCATGCTGGGAGACGTCTACAACTGTAATCCGTGCTCCAGCCCGTATCTCTCCACCCGGGGGAACATCCTGAGCGGGTTCCATGGCTCCTCCGAGGAGGGGTACAGAGCTTACCATGAAGACAAGTACGACGAAGACAAGAACCCCAAC GGAATCATCAATTTCGGCACAAGTGAGAATAAACTTTGCTTCGATCTGATGTCTAAGCGG CTGACGCAGAGTGACATGAATGTGATTGAGCCGCCGCTGCTGCAGTACCCGGACTGGAAGGGACATAACTT TTTAAGGGAGGAGGTGGCGCGTTTCTTGACGTATTACTGTCAAGCACCTGCGCCTTTAAGTCCTGAAAAT GTTGTTATCTTGAATGGATGCGGCTCCCTGTTCTCTGCCCTGGCTGCTGTTCTGTGCGATCAAGGAG ATGCGGTTCTTATTGCCACCCCCTTCTATGGAGGAATCACACAGAGTATCTTCCTGTACAGTGGCATTAAACTGGTCTATGTGCATCTAGAGAGCAAG GTCACCTCTCCAGGAACCCGTCCATTTCAGCTGACCGTGTCGAAACTGGAATCAACCATGCAGTCCGCTAAGGAGGAG GGCATCATTGTAAAGGCCATGATCCTGATAAATCCGCACAACCCCCTGGGTGACATATATTCTGCTGCTGAAATGATGGAGTTCTTAGAGTTTGCCAAAAG GAATTCTTTGCACGTCATAGTCGATGAGATTTATATGCTGTCCGTGTTTGACGAGTCTACGACATTTCAGAGTGTGCTGAGCCTGGACAA GCTTCCTGATCCCCAGAGGACTCACTTTATGTGGGGGATTAGTAAG GACTTTGCTGTCTCGGGAGTCCGGTTTGGAACGCTCTACTCCCAGAATCAGGATGTCTGCGATGGCGTGGCCTCTCTCTGCTACTTCCACGGGGTCTGTGGCCCCATGCAATTCAAGATAGCTCAACTAATGCGTGACCGAG ATTGGATTAACCAAGTTTACCTGCGAGTGAATCGTTCCCGCTTACGTGCGGCTCAGGCGTATGTGGCAGATGAGCTCCGCGCCATCGGCGTTCCCTTTCTCAACCGTGGCGCAGGATTCTTCATCTGGATTGACTTCCGTAAG tACTTGAAAGCTCCAACCTTTGAGGAAGAAGTTACCCTATGGAGAGACTTTCTGGATGATAAGGTTCTTCTGTCCTGCGGGAAAGCCTTTGAATGTTCGGAGCCCGGCTGGTTCAGAGTCATATTCTCAGACAAGACCCACCGGCTGCAGTTAG GGATGCAGCGGATCCGCAAGGTGCTGGAAAGGAGGGAGAAGGAGCTGCAGATGGATGAGCAGCACGGCGTGGAAGAAGGAGGTAAAGCGGACAGCACGGACGAGGTCATCTACGTGTCCAGTCACCACGAACCTTCAAGTTCCAACCTGAGCGATCTCATTGTTCAGCTCCAGAATCAGATGCGTTCGTCCGACTGGCTGCAGCGTAACACGGCCGATAACTTCGCTCAGCAGAACCCGGAAGTTTTTCAAGTGTTCAGCAAATATGTTGGGAAGCAATGA